The stretch of DNA GGGCCGCGCAGCAGGCGTTTTTCTCTTATTTTCATGAAAGCGGGTTCCGTTTCGTCACATTTTCCAAAAAATCGAGCAGCGGGAGCGGCAGTCCCCTGCCGGGTTCGGCGTCGCCGGCGGGCAGGCGGTAGCTGCTGCCGGCGGGCAGCAGGTGGAGGCGCACGTCGATCAGCTCCGGGGTGTCGCGATCCTTGATGTCGGCCACGTTGGTGATCATGGTGCGCCCGTCGACGATGGTGACGGCGCCCTGGCCCAGCACTTCAATGCCCGAACCGATGTCGACCACCAGCGCGGTGTCCTCGTCGATGCCGATGCCCTGCAGGTAGGGGTTCTGGGCCACCACGCTGAGCAGGCGCGAGAGGCGCTGGCGTTCCGAGAAGTGCTGGTCGATCACCACCCGGTGCAGGAAGCCCAGGCCGGCGCCCAGGTTGACCGATCCCTTCTCTGGATGCAGTTCGACGCGGCCGGTGGCCAGCATGTGGCCGGACATGGCCGAGGCGCCGGCGCTGGTGCCGCCGATGGTCGCGCCGCGCAGCTTGAGCGCGGCGTGCATGGCGCTGTCGAGGGCGCTGCCGCCGAGCAGGGCCAGCAGGCGCTTCTGGTCGCCGCCGGTCATGAAGATGCCGGTGGCGTCGTCCACCAGGCGCACGAAGTCCTCGCTGTTGGCGTCCTGGCGGCTGGTCACCTCCAGGTGGCTGCGCTTGTCCACGCCCAGGCTGCCGAACGCTTCGTCGTAGATGCTCCACATCTCGTCCGCAACGGTGCTGGCCGCGGTGATCACGACGATGTTCGCGCCGGCGCCGCCGGACAGTTCGACGAAGCGCTTGAGGATCGCCATCTCGCGCGTGCGGTCCTCGTGGCCGCCGATGATCACGAGGTGGCCGTTCTTGTTGTCTTGTTCGCTCATCGCTGGGTCATTTTCGTGGTGGGCATGCCCTGGTTACAGTAGGCGCCGGCCTCGCTGCGGGTGACGCCGATCAGGCCGACGTCCACGTCCTTGTCGAACAGCGCGACGCCGCGCTTGAGCGCCTCCTCGAGCGCCATGCCGTGCTCGATCCAGCCGTAGACGGTGCGCGCCAGCAGGTGGCGCACGATGTGTTCGCCGATACCGCTGGCGGCAATGGCGCCCAGCGGGCCGGCGTAGAAGCCGCTGCCGATGATCGGGCTGTCGCCCACCCGGCCCAGCAGGCTGGGCGCCGAGCCGCCGGTGGAGCAGGCCACCGCGAAGTGCCCGTCAGGGCCGCGCACCACGGCGCCGACGGTGTCGCAGGCCGAGGATTTCGGCAGCTGCAGCGGGGTCTTGTAGTTCCAGAAGCGATCGAACAGGCGGTTGTCGATGCCGGGCATCAGGGGCACCGAGCCGGCGAGTTCCTGCATCAGCTTGCGGTGATCAAGGCGCTGGCGTTCGGAGATCGGCGCGCCTGCGGCCAGCCCGATGGTGCGCGCGAAGCGCTGGGCGCCTTCGCCGGCCAGCATCACGTGCGGGGTGTCGGCGATGGCGCGCGCCAGCTTGACCGGATTTTTCACGTCGCGCACGCAGGCCACCGAGCCGAGGCGGCCGCGGGTGTCCATGATCGCCGCGTCCATCTCGATGGTTTCGCCGTCCAGCCCCAGCGTGGCGCCGCTGCCCGCGTTGAAGCGGCCGTCGTCCTCGAGGGTGGCGACGGCGATGATGGCGGCATCGAGCGCGTCGCCGTTGACTTCCAGCTGGGCCAGCGCACGGCGTGCCGCCAGTACGCAGCCGTCTTCGTTTTCCGTCGGGGCGCCCGCGCCGCCGTGGACGACGACGGCACCAGCCTGTTGGGGATTGCTCATGTAATCAGTAGACCTTGTGGTTGGGCATTGCAAGATGCGTTTTTGTTGTCACGTAGTTAAGAACAGCATTATGCGCACCGGCGCGCGTGCGCCACATCGGTACAGTTGCCGTGCTTGTGTAAGAAGTTGCTTACAGGGAGTGGCCAGGTGTGCCGTACAGGAGGGATACACCCCGCAAGGCCTTGCGCAGGGCGCGCACCAGTTCGAGGCGTGCCGAGGGTGTCAGATAACGCCCGATCTCGACCCGCACGCCGCGCGCTTCGATCAGCACCAGGGTACGCATGCCGCCGTCGGGCAGGCTGACCCGGGCATGGCCGGGGTCGAGCTGGACGCTCGACAGCCGGGCGCCGTCCGCGCATTCGACCAGCAGACGGCCGCGCTCCAGCCGGATGCGCTCGTGGTCGAGGGCGTGGCGGCAGTAGTGCAGCAGGGCGGCGCCGACCGCGCTGGTCTCCAGCAAGGCGAAGACGAGCACCATCCAGGCGCCGCGCCAGGTAAATACCAGGGCGATGCCGAGCGTGGCCGCGCACAGCAGCGCGTAGACGAGCAGCGCCTGGCGCGGCGTCATCGAGCAGTTGCGCTTCATCAGCCATTCGGCCGGGGCCGGGTCCATGGTCGTTGCCTTCATCCTGTACGTACGGGGTGTGTACGAGTTTGCCACATTCGGGAAAAAGGCCACGCCCGGACCGCGAAAACCGGCGCATATCTGTTACCATACCGCCCCCTCCATTGATAAGCTTCCTATGGCGCTCGCATGCGGCCTTGATTTCGGCACCTCCAATTCCACCGTCGGCTGGCTCCCCGGCGGCAGCTTCCAACCCGGTGCCAGCGCCTTGCTGGACCTGGAAGACGGCAAGGCAACCCTGCCGTCGGTCGTGTTCTTCAATGCGGACGACGAGCAGGTCAGTTATGGCCGCGCCGCGCTGCTTGATTACCTGGAGGGTTACGAGGGGCGCCTGATGCGTTCCCTGAAAAGCCTGCTCGGCACCAGCCTGATCGATGGCCAGACCGAGGTGGCGGGGCGCGCGCTGCCTTTCAAGGCGCTGCTCGGCCAGTTCATCGGCGAAGTCAAGCGCCGCGCCGAGCGCCAGGCCGGCCGCGAATTCGGCAGCGCCGTGTTCGGGCGGCCGGTCTTCTTCATCGACGACGACCTCGAGGCCGACCGCCGCGCCCAGGACACGCTCGAGGAGGTTGCGCGCTCGGTGGGCTTTCGCGAGATATCATTCCAGTACGAGCCGATCGCCGCCGCCTTCGACTACGAATCCCAGATCGAGCGCGAGGAACTGGTCCTGATCGCCGACATCGGCGGCGGCACCTCGGACTTCTCGCTGGTGCGCCTCGGCCCCGGGCGCGCCGGGCGCGCCGAGCGGCGCGACGACATCCTCGCCAACGGCGGCGTGCACATCGGCGGCACCGACTTCGACAAGTACCTGAGCCTGGCCAGCGTGATGCCGCTGCTCGGCTACGGCAGCAGCCTGCGCTCCGGCGCCGCGATCCCGTCGAGCTACTACTTCAACCTGGCGACCTGGCACACCATCAACCAGGCCTATACGCGCAAGAGCGTCGCCCAGCTGGCCGACCTGGTGCGCGATTGCTCCGAGCCGGCCAAGCTGGTGCGCCTGCAGAATCTGATCGACGAGCGCGCCGGCCACTGGCTGGCGATCCAGGTCGAGGCGGCCAAGATCGGCCTGTCCGGCAGTCCCGCGTTCACAATGAACCTCGACCGCCTGGCGCCGCCGGAAACCCTGAGCGTCACCCGCGAAGGCTTCGAGGCCGCGATCGCCCAGCTGGTCGACAGCGTCGGCGCCACCGTCCTGCGCCTGTTCTCGGAAGCCGGAGTGGAACCCGATGCGGTGGACACGGTCTTCCTCACGGGCGGTTCGAGCGGCGTGTCGCTGCTGCGCGAACGGATCGCCGCGCTGGTGCCGCGGGCGCGCAGGGTCGAGGGCGACCTGTTCGGCAGCATCGGCGCCGGGCTGGCGCTGGACGCGCTACGCAAGTATGGTTAACAGCGTTAACAGGAGGACGATGTATGAGTGTGTTTGAACGCCCGATCGTGATGCTCGACTTCGAGACCACCGGCCTGTCGCCCGACATGGGCGACCGCATCACCGAGGTGGCGGCGCTGCGCATCGTCGGCGGCGAGATCCGCGAACGCTACGTCTCGCTGGTGAACTGCGGCGTGCGCATCCCGTCCTTCATCACCCAGCTCACCGGGATCACCCAGCAGATGGTCGACACCGCGCCGCCGAGCCAGCAGGTGGTGGCCGAGCTGCTCGACTTCATCGGCGGCGACGTGCTGTCGGCGCACAACGCCAGCTTCGACGAGAAGTTCCTGAAAGCCGAAGGCTGGCGCATCGGCCGCCCGACCGGGCATTGCGGCCTGGTCTGCTCGCTGAAGCTGTCGCGCCGCCTGTTCCCCGGACTGCCCAGCTACAAGCTCGGCAACCTGTCGAACCGTCTCGGCATCGAATTCAAGGGCGCCGCCCACCGGGCCGAGGCCGACGCCGAAGTGGCGGCCCACGTGCTGCTGCACGCGGCGCGCCACCTCGGCAGCACGCACGGCCTGCAGCAGGTGGCGCCCGACCTGCTGGTCTCGGTGAACAAGCTGGCCGCCGCCAAGGTTCCGCTGTTCCTGGATAAGTACGCCAGCCTCGAACGCGAGCGCCGTGCCGCCTGAAACAGCCCACTACCACGTCCTTGCCCCCATGTGGCACTCCGACGATTGTGCGGACGCAAACCACAAGAGGGTCGCACTCCTTAAAATTTTAACAACGGCGGGCGCTTCTCCAAGCCCGCCTCGTTGAACGGCGCAGAGGGCCGAAGGGGGTAGGGATGAATCGCCAGAACGCCGCCCGCGAGGGACACGAAGTCTTTCAATGGTTCCTGCCCGCCGCCGAGCGCGGCGATCCCTATGCGCAGTTCAACCTCGGCCTGCTCTACAAGCACGGCGAGGCCGTCGAACGCGACGACGTGCGCGCGTTCGCATGGATGCAGCGCGCGGCGCGCCAGGGCCTGGCCACCGCCCAGAATCACCTCGGCGCCATGTACTGCAACGGCCGCGGCGGACCGCGCAACGACGAGCTCGCCGCGCTGTGGTTCGGCCGCGCCGCCGCCCAGGGCGACCCCGCCGCCCAGCAGAACCTGGGCCAGCTCTACCGCAAGGGACGCGGCGTCCCGCAATCGCACGAGGCCGCCTTCGGCTGGTTCTACCGGGCCGCCGAGCAAGGCCTTGCCAGCGCCCAGAACCTGCTGGGCGAATGCTATCTGCAGGGGATCGGAGCGCCGG from Massilia varians encodes:
- a CDS encoding Hsp70 family protein; the encoded protein is MALACGLDFGTSNSTVGWLPGGSFQPGASALLDLEDGKATLPSVVFFNADDEQVSYGRAALLDYLEGYEGRLMRSLKSLLGTSLIDGQTEVAGRALPFKALLGQFIGEVKRRAERQAGREFGSAVFGRPVFFIDDDLEADRRAQDTLEEVARSVGFREISFQYEPIAAAFDYESQIEREELVLIADIGGGTSDFSLVRLGPGRAGRAERRDDILANGGVHIGGTDFDKYLSLASVMPLLGYGSSLRSGAAIPSSYYFNLATWHTINQAYTRKSVAQLADLVRDCSEPAKLVRLQNLIDERAGHWLAIQVEAAKIGLSGSPAFTMNLDRLAPPETLSVTREGFEAAIAQLVDSVGATVLRLFSEAGVEPDAVDTVFLTGGSSGVSLLRERIAALVPRARRVEGDLFGSIGAGLALDALRKYG
- a CDS encoding cyanophycinase, with the translated sequence MSEQDNKNGHLVIIGGHEDRTREMAILKRFVELSGGAGANIVVITAASTVADEMWSIYDEAFGSLGVDKRSHLEVTSRQDANSEDFVRLVDDATGIFMTGGDQKRLLALLGGSALDSAMHAALKLRGATIGGTSAGASAMSGHMLATGRVELHPEKGSVNLGAGLGFLHRVVIDQHFSERQRLSRLLSVVAQNPYLQGIGIDEDTALVVDIGSGIEVLGQGAVTIVDGRTMITNVADIKDRDTPELIDVRLHLLPAGSSYRLPAGDAEPGRGLPLPLLDFLENVTKRNPLS
- a CDS encoding 3'-5' exonuclease: MSVFERPIVMLDFETTGLSPDMGDRITEVAALRIVGGEIRERYVSLVNCGVRIPSFITQLTGITQQMVDTAPPSQQVVAELLDFIGGDVLSAHNASFDEKFLKAEGWRIGRPTGHCGLVCSLKLSRRLFPGLPSYKLGNLSNRLGIEFKGAAHRAEADAEVAAHVLLHAARHLGSTHGLQQVAPDLLVSVNKLAAAKVPLFLDKYASLERERRAA
- a CDS encoding isoaspartyl peptidase/L-asparaginase, whose product is MSNPQQAGAVVVHGGAGAPTENEDGCVLAARRALAQLEVNGDALDAAIIAVATLEDDGRFNAGSGATLGLDGETIEMDAAIMDTRGRLGSVACVRDVKNPVKLARAIADTPHVMLAGEGAQRFARTIGLAAGAPISERQRLDHRKLMQELAGSVPLMPGIDNRLFDRFWNYKTPLQLPKSSACDTVGAVVRGPDGHFAVACSTGGSAPSLLGRVGDSPIIGSGFYAGPLGAIAASGIGEHIVRHLLARTVYGWIEHGMALEEALKRGVALFDKDVDVGLIGVTRSEAGAYCNQGMPTTKMTQR
- a CDS encoding DUF2244 domain-containing protein; this encodes MDPAPAEWLMKRNCSMTPRQALLVYALLCAATLGIALVFTWRGAWMVLVFALLETSAVGAALLHYCRHALDHERIRLERGRLLVECADGARLSSVQLDPGHARVSLPDGGMRTLVLIEARGVRVEIGRYLTPSARLELVRALRKALRGVSLLYGTPGHSL